The Anas acuta chromosome 2, bAnaAcu1.1, whole genome shotgun sequence genome contains a region encoding:
- the LOC137850831 gene encoding cilia- and flagella-associated protein 251-like, giving the protein MDPEAEIKKQVNPFYCNICKIWCASALNLQTHFLGFKHKTVEEALKAHGIVKTAGGTGDQVKTPEKLPDYVQTEPERFHGQTLEEQLNTCKDSEPALGLNYIIEYRSKDNFPFLYECQLCHCKTGLSNMFMHVCGSKHRLAYLKQHYPEIAESDEVKGKGSELNRKVRQVALTIEKKEGRKQIKVVTDAPMMRKRWQEYPTADDSPSKAKVQHVDTSLSNEEETDSKNKDGKMPGPIQEKNVQEELEKSQQEQAKTDEKAETNKPIESSKDNKTEEDSKGNDSEKCETNKQLQEENEELQQEPPANLEEFTSQEELLGYLQSFEILNEDDAAFILKVTQTLTDALVEYRQQAASKKDLLDTEHNGEEVLEQSTEQSDLNSADISDSDTDYSSRRSAKKSLSVTEEDELQNFSAGALEAAYENNITTEFLNSVRNMNVEEVTATLHKIAAANPAFRGIDIPNVVRILTESGTLRRSSNGSTQ; this is encoded by the exons ATGGACCCCGAAGCTGAGATCAAGAAGCAGGTAAACCCCTTCTACTGCAAT ATTTGCAAAATCTGGTGTGCTTCTGCATTAAACTTGCAGACTCACTTCCTCGGATTCAAGCATAAGACG GTTGAAGAAGCACTGAAAGCTCATGGTATTG TTAAAACTGCAGGTGGCACAGGAGATCAAGTGAAAACACCTGAAAAACTTCCTGATTATG TGCAAACTGAGCCAGAGAGATTTCATGGACAGACTTTGGAAGAACAACTTAACACATGTAAAGATTCAGAACCTGCACTCG GACTTAATTATATAATCGAATACCGGTCAAAAGACAATTTCCCTTTTCTCTATGAGTGTCAACTGTGCCACTGTAAAACAGGACTGAGTAACATGTTCATGCACGTTTGTGGCTCCAAGCATAGACTGGCATACTTG aaacaacATTATCCTGAGATAGCAGAATCTGATGAAGTTAAGGGTAAAGGCTCTGAACTCAACCGAAAAGTTAGGCAAGTTGCATTAACAattgagaagaaagaaggaagaaaacaaataaag GTTGTTACGGATGCCCCAATGATGAGGAAGAGATGGCAAGAAT ATCCTACTGCAGATGACAGCCCTTCAAAAGCCAAAGTTCAGCATGTGGATACATCGCTTAGtaatgaagaagaaacagataGTAAAAATAAGGACGGAAAAATGCCAGGTCCTATTCAAG aaaagaatgttcaagaggagctggaaaaaAGTCAGCAAGAACAGGCAAAAACAGATGAGAAGGCTGAAACTAATAAGCCTATTGAAAGCAGCAAAGACAACAAGACTGAAGAAGACAGCAAAGGCAACGAttctgaaaa GTGTGAGACCAACAAACAattgcaggaagaaaatgaggaacTTCAG CAAGAACCTCCAGCAAATCTTGAGGAATTTACTAGTCAAGAAGAACTGTTGGGTTATTTG caaAGTTTTGAGATACTGAATGAAGACGATGCTGCTTTTATCCTAAAAGTAACACAGACTCTCACAGATGCACTGGTGGAATATCGTCAGCAGGCTGCATCAAAAAAA GATCTCTTAGATACTGAACATAATGGAGAAGAAGTATTGGAACAATCCACAGAGCAATCTGACCTGAATTCTGCAGATATTAGTGATTCTGATACTG actATTCAAGCAGACGATCAGCTAAGAAGTCCTTATCAGTAACTGAGGAAGATGAACTGCAAAACTTCTCAGCTGGCGCTTTGGAAGCAGCGTATGAGAACAACATCACCACTGAGTTTTTGAACAGTGTAAGAAATATGAATGTTGAGGAAGTTACTGCTACTCTACACAAAATAGCAGCAGCAAACCCAGCTTTCAGAG GAATTGATATTCCAAATGTTGTAAGGATCCTGACTGAAAGTGGGACTCTGAGAAGATCAAGCAATGGCAGCACACAGTGA